The genomic stretch CCAGCTGTGCAGAAAATCCTCTCTTACCAACAGTACCAACACAACAGAAAAAGAAGACATATCGGAGTACTTCTTGTCGCCCTCTTTCTTATATCCTGCGCACCGGTACGGACAGAAAAGAAAAAGATACGCCGGAGCAACGCCAAACAACCAGCTGTCAAAACACGGGCTATCGGGCATGATCTTGAGGCCTCCCTGCGTGGCGACGCGGCGAAGAGCCCCCTTTTCTTGCTTGTGAAAAAAGAAATGGACCGATATGACCGTGAACAGGTCAACCACGTCTTTGAACGCGGGCTGTCTGGTCGGACGTCATCCTGGACCAATCCAGACAAAGGCAACCAATATCGCATAACCCCGCTGCCAGCTCTTCAGACCATTGGCAAGAGTGTATGCAGGAAGGCAAAGATGGAGGCAATGCTCAATGGCAACGATCAGCTCGAAACAATCAACACCAAAGCATGCCGCGCCAATAATGGCCAATGGCGGGTCAGTGAGGAAAAATAAGATGCCTTCCGGCAAATTCCCAGTCAGCACCAAGGCGCATATGCAATTTACGGATATCACCTCGCAGGCCCAGCAGGCAGTGACCGACACCGCCGCTACCGACGGTGTCCTCTACCTCTTTAATCCCCATACCACAGCGGGGCTAACCATCAACGAAGGTTGTGACCCGGATGTGCAACACGACCTGCTCGGAGTCTTCCGAACAATTATTCCAAGCTCCTACCCCTATCGCCACGGTGAAGGTAATTCACCATCCCACATGATGGCGACGTTGACCGGAAGTTCCCTCACCGTCATCTTTGCCGATGGCAAACTCCAATTAGGTACTTGGCAGCGCATCTTTTTCTGTGAATACGACGGCCCTAGAAGTCGTCAGGTGAACTGGAAGGTCATAGCCGGATGACAAAAAAAGAAAAAAAAATACCCTTTGAGCAGATATGTTTCGGCCTCAACCGGGAATTGGATGAACAATCGCTTGCTCTTTTTCTCCGTTTGTTCAGCAAGGATGAGCTACTGAACACCTTGATTCCTCGCCTTGAGGAAGATGAGATTATGGACTTGGTCCAAAAAATAACCGCGCTGCTCCATAAGCATTTGGCAGAAAAAGAATACCACGAACTTTTTCTCGGCGATGAGGAGCATTCGCATTGAGATCTTGACAAAAATGGAAAAGAAGGACAACATATCAAAATTTATATGAAAGAACCGACGATTCCTTGGAGTCGTTCGATCAACTTTCATATTTTATTTACTGTTCCATCCCAGAGGGGTGGAATGGGCGTTTAAAAAAAATAACAAAAAACGCCGCTATCATCGGGATATTGAACCCTGAAACTTTGCACAAAAGGATAGTCCATGAAAAAAAATATGCTCATAAAACCGCTCATTCAATCGATGCTCGTACTTGCCCTCCCCAGCCTGCTGCTTTACCTGATCGCCAGCAATCCTGAAGCAACAGCTTGGAGTTCATTAGGAATGATTGTTATGGGGGGGCTCCGAACTCTACAATGGATTATTGCCATGGCACTTGCCCTGCTTGTCTGCCTGGCCTTTCTCTTTGCTATCTTTTTCGGAGCAGTGGCCTTGTTTGATCGGCAAGTCTCCGCCAGGATGTACGGTAATCTCAAACACACCTGCTCAGCCGGTTACTGCAACTCCACGCAGTCGTCCGTGGAAAAATAGAGAGCAGAGAATTCTTCACAACATGAATATCTCCGCCCCAAGGCGGCAGTATATCAAAATTTAAAGGAAATTATAGGGTACGCCGCAAACTGCGGGGTATCGAAGCCGGAAGCTCCGCAAGAAAAAAGGAAGGGCCTATGAAAAACAATACGTTACTCAAACCACTCAGTTATTCGGCGATCGTGCTCGCACTGTTCAGCCTGCTTATTTATCTCATCGTTGGCAGTCCTGAAGCAACGATATGGAGTTCCTTCGGGCTGATCATTATGGGGATACTCCGAACGATGCAGTGGCTTATTGCCATGACACTGGCTCTCCTTGCCTGCTTGGCCTTTCTCTTTGCCATCTTTTTCGGAGCAGTGGCCCTGTTTAACCGGGAGACTTCTGCCAAGATGTTCCATAACCTCAAAGCATTCCTGCTCAGCGGGCTGCCCCCACTCACAGAGCAATGCTGCTGCACCCCTTCCGCACAATTAACCCAGGAAGAGACGACAACAGAGGCGGCGGCAGAGGCTCTGGCGATGAAACAAGAATGTGAAACGATGAATGCCGAAATAACCGCCATCCAGGAGCATATCCATACCACCCGCCAAGTCCTGACTGATAAAATCGACCAGATCACCGCACGCATCGACAGCCTGGAAGCAATGACCACTGACATGGCCAGTAAAAAGCAACTGGACGATATGAGCCATGAAGTGCAGGGTGCTGTGGATTCACTGAGCGGCATCCAGCATGCTGTTTCTGCAATGCAAAGCTCTGTTGACCAAACGGCGAATCAGATCCAAGGAATATCTCCAGATAACATTCTCGGTGATCTTCCCCAACGAGTCCAGACCTTAGAAGAACAGCAGAGCACTGCGGAAGCTCCTGACCCTGTTGACATCACTCCATTACAGAATGATATCAATGCCATGCAATCTGAGCTTACCCAAGTCAAGGAAAAGGCAGCCCTCCTCCAGGCTACAACAGACAACGCTGCTGCCCCGGTTGTCCAAGCTGCTCAGGCTGTTCAGGAAGAAGCTCCGGAAAACACGCCCGAACCTGCTTCAGCCCCTCAGTCAGCGCCGACTCCTGCTGCTTCTGAAAAAAAAGAGGAAGAGCACCGTATCTTCAATTATTTTGAAGAGCCAGCTGACAAGGAAAAACTGGTTGCGCTCGTGGCATCGACCCTGGGTAAGGATATGAGCTATAAGCATGTTCTGAACTTTCTTGTGAAAGAATTCGGCCCGGTTAAGGGCAAGATCATCAGCTCCCATCCCTCGCTGAGCAAGGATTATATCCGTCAATGCCGTAAAAACCACTAAGGAATTCTTCAAAAAACAAGATCCCTTTTTAGGCGCAGGATCGTAGGGTCAGGTCCCCGTGCCTGACCTGAGCCGTCACCCTCCGGGCAAACACAGGGGTTTGCCCCCTTTTTCTGCGTACGCCGGACATCTCGGGCAATTCACCACAAAGACAATGAAAAATAAATATATCCTTCTCGCAATCCCAGCTCTTCTCCTGCTTATCTGGCTGGGCTGGTATTTTTCTGACAAACAGGTCATTAAACGTCAGCTCACCGAACTCACATGGAATCTCAATAAGGAGAAAGAAGAGGCCACACTAGAAACCGGGTTGAAGCTACGTGAGATCAAATTCATGCTGGCCTCTGATGTCCGAGCCATTGTTTCCGAGCGCAATTACAGCGAAACCCTGGGCCGCGATATGCTCATCCGCTACCTGATGTACTATCGCGACAAGTACGAGACACTGACGGTCAGCTTTGAGGATCTTCTGATTGAGCTGCCAGCAAAGGGTGAGGCAACTGCCTCGGCAACCGTGCTTGTGCAAAGGAAAAAACCGCAGAATGATCAGGAGGAACTCAGGGAGGCGGTGGAGTTTCTCCTGAAGAAGGACAAGGAAAAAAAAGGGGGAAGAGACTGGCGGCTGGTTGAGGCAAAGATCTCGGCAGCCTTAGTTGAATGAAGGCTGTTAGGGATTCAGTAAGAAATATTTTACCCATTATTTCGAGTACTGTAGGGGCGAACCTATGTGTTCGCCCTTTTATGCCGGGCAGACACGCAGGTCTGCCCCTACAGCCCCCCGCCAGAGGGGGCTCCTGTTTTCAGGAATAATCCCTTGCTGTTTATTCGAGTACCTCTGTACTGCTTGCTGGGTCATCCGCACCACTTGACGACTGGTCAGGTTGCGATTGTTGTTGCGGCTGCGACTGGTCAGGATCCGGTTCCTGCTGCGCAGTCGGAGAAAGCGCAAGTTCATCCCGCTTGACTGGGACCTTCTTCTGAACAGGGGCCTTGCGGGGTTTTAAGTCCTTTCTGATCTCTGCATCCCCAATAAAACTGCGGACGATGTCAGCACCCTGTTCAAGATAGGGAGCTGTCAGAGAATCCCGAAAGAGATGATCCGTTGACGGCGGCAGGGTCGCTGCCCAAAACATAACCACAAGGACAACAAGAACAGCGACCTTGGCAAGAGCAAGGGGAGCACCAAGGAAGAATCGATTTGCCCAGCCCGCAGACTTGACCTTGATGATCTTGCCCATTAATTTCCCGATCAGCTTGAAAAGTAAGGTCGAGACAATAAGCAGGGCAAGGAAACCGCCTCCGAAAACGATCTTGGGGCTTTCCGTAAGCTGACTGACATGAGGCATCAGCTCACCGGCATACTGGCAGGACGCCGCATAACTGCCGATCAAGGCGACAACAAAGGGCAACTGCCGCAGGAACCCCAGCCAGAGCCCATGCACAACGAATAGGATCAGGACAGCAAGAAGGATATAGTCAAAAAGGGCGATACTGGCAAAGTTCATAACGGGCAATCTCCAAAACGAATTGAGCAAAAAAACCTTTCCTCAAAAGGACATCTTTTCGAGCGGTTCTTTCCTTTACAGACAATTATATTATACCTTTCTCTTATTATTTAACAAGTACCACATATCCCCGCATGAACCCATGAACATCCGTTCGTTTTTCCCCGCCCAACATAAGTATAACGACATGCCTGTTCGCCTCCGTCAGGAGGGGCAACAAGCTCTGAGCCTAGTTGATCTTAATCTAATTGATCAGTATTTACATATGCATGAAGCAACTTTCCTGCAACAGGTTCTGTCCGCAGCTGAGCAGACCTATTTTCAACGCTTCAAGTATATGAAGCGAAAAAAAGAATGGCTGGGCGGGCGAATTGCGGCCAAGGCGGCGATACTGGCATTGGCATCTCACCATGCTGCTGACCAAGATCTGCGCAGCATAACCATTCTGCCTAATAAGCTAGGGCGTCCCATTACTGAGGAACTCCCCGCCTGCCGGGCTGTCTTAGGAAACGAACCAACCATCTCCATCTCCCATAGCGATTGCTTTGCGGTGGCCCTGGCCATGCCAAAAAAAGAGTCGAGAGCAATATCAAGCTCAAACTGTGGGGTTGATCTCCAAAAAATATCCACTAAGCTTGCCGGTTTGACCTCGCATTTTGCCACGGATGCTGAGCTGCAACTGCTTGCTCAGCAGGCGGGCTGTGATGAGGATACTCGGCTGACTATGCTCTGGACCGCGAAAGAAGCCCTAAAAAAGGCCCTGCTCCATGATCAATCCGTGATCTTTTCCGCTACCGAGCTCCAAGAAATCGCTGTGGTGAACGACTCGGTCCGGCGCTTTACCTGCACGGTCCAGGGGCGAACTCAGTCAGTGCTAGTCCATCCCCTCCCCCCCTATATTCTGTCCATCACTGCGGAAAACTAAGGAGAACGAGACTATGCCTGAACTGCCTGAAGTTGAAGTCACCTGTCAAGGACTGCGCCCTCACCTCCTTGACCGCAGCATCCTTGCTGTTTGGAGCTCGGGCAAATCCTTACGCCAGCCCATTCCTGAAGACCTGCTCCGTCGCTGCCTCTGCGGCAACACCATGCTTGTTGTTGAGCGCCGAGCAAAATATGTGCTCATCCGGCTGGAGGACAGCGCTGTCCTGGTTATCCACCTGGGCATGACTGGCAAGCTGGGGATTTTCCCTATGGATACAGAATCGGCGAAGCACGATCATCTGGTGCTGGCCCTGGATAACGAGATGCAGCTGCGCTTCAACGATGCCCGCCGCTTCGGCTGCGTGGCAGTTTGGCCTGCGGATAAGGTCGAGGAGCTGGAGCAGGCCTTTCTCGCCCGCCAGGGTATTGAGCCCTTCAGTGCAGAATTTTCTGGAGCTGGCTTGCAGGAGCTTGCCAAGCAATGCAGCCTGCCGATCAAGAGCTTTCTCATGGACACCCGCCGTGTCAGCGGGATCGGGAATATCTATGCCAATGAAATCCTCTTTGCCGCTGGTCTCCATCCCATGTGTCCAGCTAATACGCTGAGTGAGGAGCAATGGCAGGAGGTAGCGACCTCCACGGTCCGCATCCTCAAGCAGGCTATTGCTGCTGGCGGATCTACCATCTCGGACTTTCTCGGGGCCAGTGGTCAGCCGGGCTATTTTCAATTGCAGCTGGCGGTGTATGGGAAAAAGGGGGCGGATTGTCCGCGTTGCGGGGAGGAAATTGCAAAAGAGGTTATTGGGGGACGGGCTACGTTTTTTTGCGGGAAATGCCAGCAGGACATCTATCGTTAAATCGTTGGGTTTTCATCATGCTGTCCTCATTTGAAACGCCTAGTAACTTTGCTGAAAGGAGGAAGTATGGCTCAATCATGTGTCTGTTGTTTTGTTCATTATGTCTTCAGCACCAAGGGAAGAGAGCCTTGGATTACAGAGGAGATACGAACAACGCTCCATCAGTATATTGCCGGGATCGCACGAGAGAATAGCATCGAAGCCCTTCAAATCGGAGGAACAGAAGATCATATTCATGCCCTTGTCTCGTTGCCTGCAACTCTGACTATCGCCAAGGCAGTACAGCTGATGAAGGGCGGCTCATCAAAATGGCTACACGATACCTTTCCTGACTTTCGTCATATCTACTGGCAAAATGGGTATGGGGCTTTCAGTGTCAGTGCTTCTCAACTTGATAGCGTGATCCAATATATCGTGAATCAGCAAAGGCATCATCGCAACATTTCTTTTGAAGATGAGTTTCTTCTCTTGTTGAAAAAACATGGGACTGCGTACGATCCTCAGTATGTGTTTGGATGATTGCGTACCTGCCCTGAAGGGGCATGCGAACTTGGACCGGTGATTTATCACTGAGTATCAGAAGCGCACATTCTCCACCCAGCGATAAATGACTGGGCTATGATTATGCTGTCCCTTCGGGACGCTGGTTGCCATGCCAAAAATATGGATGAACAATGAAGATGGCATCCACGACATCGTTTACAACTAAATTTTGGTTGGTTATCTTTACAGTGCTGGACTACATACCTGCCCTGAAGGGGCAAACGAACTTAGACCGGTGATTTATCACTGGGCATCAGAAGCGCACATTCTCCACCCAGCGATAAATCACTGGGCTATGATTATGCTGTCCCTTCGGGACGCTGGTTCCCATGCCAACGATATGGATAAATAACAAATTATTAGAAGGACAATAACCTATGAACACGGTGAACAATTGGATTGAACATCTGCACCACCCACTGGTCTTTGCCGGGTTCGGGTTATTTATCTTTGCCCTGCTGCTCAGGCCGCTGTTTCTTAACAACAGCAAGCTGACTGGAACTGCCACGGAACGACTACTGCACAGGGGTATGATTTTGGTCTTTATTCTCGCCTTGCTGGCGATTATCGGCGGGATTGCTTTGAATTGGAAGGCCACACCGGAAGCTGCGCCGAAACCCGTTGACAAAACAACCGCATCCGAAGGAATTCAGCAGTATGAAGAAAGGCTGCGGGTTGTTGAACAACAACTTTTGGCTGTGCAGGCATCCGGTACGATGACGGATGACAAGGAACGCCACCTGCTGGAAGCGCAATTAAAGGGCGTGCAGGAGAAACTGGGTAATCTTCAGACAAGCTACGAAGAAGAACTAAAACGCCGCAAGGGAGCAGATAAGGCCCTTGTCGAGATGAAAGGCCAATTGCCCGATGCCCGGATTACAGCTGCCAAAAAAAGCCTGGAAGAAGGCAATACCGAGACGGCGGAGCAGGTCTTTGATGAGGTGGTGGACAAAGAAGGCAAGTCCATTGCTCTTGCCGCCTTTCAGAGCGGACGGTTGGCTGAAGGTCGGGTGAGTTATGCCAAGGCCATGCGCCAGTACAAAAAGGCTGTGACTTTGGAAGTGAACAATCCAGACTATCTGCTGGCTGCGGGGATAATGGCCTGCACACTTGCTGATTATGATCGGGCGCAGGAATGGCTGGATAGGTTATTGAAGTTGCGCAAGTCGGAAGGGAAGGATGATCCCAATCTTGGCACTGTTTTAAAGGAACTAGCCCGACTGTACTATTTCCAAGGTAGGTATGAAGAATCGGAACCGCTCTACAAGCATGCTCTAAAGATCATGGAAAAAGCCCTAGGGAAAAAGCATTCAAAGGTGATGATTATTCTAGATTCTCTCGCTGTATTATATAGCTCTCAGGGCCACTACGAGAAAGCCGAATCCTTATATAAACGGGTACTGGAAATTGAGGAAAAATTATATGGTCAAAAAAACGCCTATTTTTCGGCAAGTCAATCTCATTTGGCTGCACTTTATCTGGCACAAGGCAGGTACGAAAAAGCGGAACCTCTCTATAAAAATTCTCTTCTGATCAAAGAACAACTATTCGGCAAAGAGAGCAGTTATCTCACAGACACTCTAAATGACCTAGCTGTGCTTTATCAAAAACAAGGAAAATACGAGAAAGTCGAACCCTTACTTCGGAGAGCTCTTAGTATCAGAGAAAAAATATACGGGAATGAACACCCACACGTTGCTACTATTTTGCATAATCTAGCTAATCTTTATCGGCAGCAAGGTCGCTATGAAGAAGCCGAAGCATTGTGTCTACGCGATCTTTCAATAACAAAAAAGAAATTTGGCCAAAACCATCCCGAGGTTGCACACGGACTGCATAATTTGGCCCGATTATATAAGTCACAGGGGCACTACAAGGAAGCTGAGCCTCTCTATCAACGTGCTATATCTATTATGAAGGAAAAATTCCCGAATGGTCATCCAGAGATTGATCGTTTTCAAGCAAACTACGACGACCTCAAACAAAAAATGGCCGAGCAATAAAGGCGTTTAGCGAACCGCGCCCCTTACCCCTCAAAAATAGCCAGCTCAGTCCGAAAATCCAACCCCTCCAACCCATCCCCCTGCATCAACGCGCCCCCGATCATTTCCCCAAACCGACGAGCCTCAGCCATCTGTTCCTGGGTATGCCCGTACGTCTTATAATGCTTCCGCATCAGGGGCATCCGCTCTGGAATCTTACCAGCCAGCTTCAAAAGAACCCCCATGGTACACCAAGGTTCCTTAGTGGGATGATTGAAAATAATTCCATTGGGCACCGTAGCCCCAAGCTTCCTGAGCAGAGACCTTATCCCCCACCAATGCGTCCGCCAAAAACCACGACAGGAGATCACCGGCAGCACCACCTGATCACGGAAGAGCTGTTCCCCATCCCGATCCAGCAACGACATCACAGGCCCACTGGGATTATACGACCAGGTCGGACCTGCCAGGATAACCAGGTCATAGTCCTCAAAGCACTGAGTAGATAAGGGCTGAATCGGAACGCGCTGCCTAAACATGGTGACAATCATCTTCACCGCGATCTTGAAGGCACTACCAATGGGAAAATGCTGCTCAACAACAGGACGCAAGCGTTCTCGGAACAGAGAAACGGGGTATCCCTCCAGCCCCTCCATCATTGAGCGAACAAGCTTTCTTGTCTGCGCACTAAAGGAATACTGAATAATAAGGATACGCTTAGAAGGTGCCGTATTGACAGACATGGGATACTTTTACTGGTAAAGGATAATAAGGATAAACCTGTTTGATCACTTTTATTGATATGCAAAAGTAAGAAAAAAATTATACCATACAATTTGCCATAAAAAAAGCCTCCTGATCATTTCTGATCAGGAGGCGAGATATACAGGAAACTGAAAGACTGTTACACCCTTCGCCTATTTATCATGACAAGTCCAGCAGTCCGTTGTCTTCACTGCTGCGTGGACGTGGCAGCTGTCGCAGAAGCTTTCTTTGGTTCCGTGACACATCATGCACTGCATAGTCCCCTTCTTTCCATCTTTTTCTGGCGAGTATCCTTGCTCCAAGGCCACCGCATGAATATCCTGCAACATATTCATATGCGTGCTGCGCATCTCCGAAGTAGTTAACGCATGTTTTGCGTCATTGGGAAAGGTGAGCCCTTGGAACATCGCTTCTGACAGTTCATTGTCCGAAGCCGGTGGTATTGCACCGACATCGCCGATAAAATTGGCGTACCAAATGGGAAAGGTTATCAATAGGACAAAAATGACCAGCCCTGTTATGATTTTACCTCTGGTGCTGTCGTACATATTAAATCCTCCGCTCTCATGTCGGGCAGTTACACCAGAGTCCGCAGACCCTCAGTAAGTTCCTGTCTGTTTTCGCCTTCGATAACCAATGCATTACCGACCAGCTCACTGACACCGGCCACTTCCACTTCCGGTACCCAGTAGCTCATCAGGGTGCTCAGGGTAGCGCGGTCGATTGCGCAAACACAGGCAAGAGTGTTGATGGCATGCTGATCATACACATGCTTGACCGCATTGGCACGGGGCAGACCAGAGCGCATCCGCAGCTCCATAATTTCATCCGTGTTCAGCGCTGTACCGGAACCGCAACAGAAAGTCTTTTCGCGGATGGTCTCTGCGGGCATCTCATGCCAATTGTCCAACACGTTGTCAAGGATGTAACGCGGCTCTTCCAGCATACCCATAGCCCGTGCAGGGTTACAGGAATCATGGAAGGTTGCCTTCACATGGGCGTTACGGCTCTTGTCCAGTTTGATCTTGCCGTGCTTGATCAGGTCAGCAGTGAACTCGCTGATATGAACCATCTTGGTGGAAGCCGCGTTCTCAAAGACTGTGCCGGTGGCCGGTGATTTGGGGACTTCGAGGAAGTCAGTAGGACCGTTCATGGTATCCATGTACTGATGGATAACACGCCACATATGGCCGCACTCACCGCCGAGGATCCACTTAACGCCTAGGCGCTCAGCTTCAGTATACATCTTGCCGTTCAGCTTCTTCATCATCTCGTTGGAGGTGAAGAGCCCGAAGTTACCGCCCTCAGAGGCATAGGTGGACCAAGTATAATCCAGACCGATGGCCTCAAACAGCAGCAGATAGCCCATACAGGTAAAGAGGCCCGGCTCGGCAAACACGTCCGCAGACGGCGTGATAAACAAAACTTCAGCACCTTTCCGATTAAAGGTCGGGTTGACTTTGACCCCTGTCAGACTTTC from Candidatus Electrothrix communis encodes the following:
- a CDS encoding secondary thiamine-phosphate synthase enzyme YjbQ, with the translated sequence MPSGKFPVSTKAHMQFTDITSQAQQAVTDTAATDGVLYLFNPHTTAGLTINEGCDPDVQHDLLGVFRTIIPSSYPYRHGEGNSPSHMMATLTGSSLTVIFADGKLQLGTWQRIFFCEYDGPRSRQVNWKVIAG
- a CDS encoding CvpA family protein, with translation MNFASIALFDYILLAVLILFVVHGLWLGFLRQLPFVVALIGSYAASCQYAGELMPHVSQLTESPKIVFGGGFLALLIVSTLLFKLIGKLMGKIIKVKSAGWANRFFLGAPLALAKVAVLVVLVVMFWAATLPPSTDHLFRDSLTAPYLEQGADIVRSFIGDAEIRKDLKPRKAPVQKKVPVKRDELALSPTAQQEPDPDQSQPQQQSQPDQSSSGADDPASSTEVLE
- a CDS encoding 4'-phosphopantetheinyl transferase superfamily protein, with protein sequence MNIRSFFPAQHKYNDMPVRLRQEGQQALSLVDLNLIDQYLHMHEATFLQQVLSAAEQTYFQRFKYMKRKKEWLGGRIAAKAAILALASHHAADQDLRSITILPNKLGRPITEELPACRAVLGNEPTISISHSDCFAVALAMPKKESRAISSSNCGVDLQKISTKLAGLTSHFATDAELQLLAQQAGCDEDTRLTMLWTAKEALKKALLHDQSVIFSATELQEIAVVNDSVRRFTCTVQGRTQSVLVHPLPPYILSITAEN
- the mutM gene encoding bifunctional DNA-formamidopyrimidine glycosylase/DNA-(apurinic or apyrimidinic site) lyase — protein: MPELPEVEVTCQGLRPHLLDRSILAVWSSGKSLRQPIPEDLLRRCLCGNTMLVVERRAKYVLIRLEDSAVLVIHLGMTGKLGIFPMDTESAKHDHLVLALDNEMQLRFNDARRFGCVAVWPADKVEELEQAFLARQGIEPFSAEFSGAGLQELAKQCSLPIKSFLMDTRRVSGIGNIYANEILFAAGLHPMCPANTLSEEQWQEVATSTVRILKQAIAAGGSTISDFLGASGQPGYFQLQLAVYGKKGADCPRCGEEIAKEVIGGRATFFCGKCQQDIYR
- the tnpA gene encoding IS200/IS605 family transposase — translated: MAQSCVCCFVHYVFSTKGREPWITEEIRTTLHQYIAGIARENSIEALQIGGTEDHIHALVSLPATLTIAKAVQLMKGGSSKWLHDTFPDFRHIYWQNGYGAFSVSASQLDSVIQYIVNQQRHHRNISFEDEFLLLLKKHGTAYDPQYVFG
- a CDS encoding tetratricopeptide repeat protein; the encoded protein is MNTVNNWIEHLHHPLVFAGFGLFIFALLLRPLFLNNSKLTGTATERLLHRGMILVFILALLAIIGGIALNWKATPEAAPKPVDKTTASEGIQQYEERLRVVEQQLLAVQASGTMTDDKERHLLEAQLKGVQEKLGNLQTSYEEELKRRKGADKALVEMKGQLPDARITAAKKSLEEGNTETAEQVFDEVVDKEGKSIALAAFQSGRLAEGRVSYAKAMRQYKKAVTLEVNNPDYLLAAGIMACTLADYDRAQEWLDRLLKLRKSEGKDDPNLGTVLKELARLYYFQGRYEESEPLYKHALKIMEKALGKKHSKVMIILDSLAVLYSSQGHYEKAESLYKRVLEIEEKLYGQKNAYFSASQSHLAALYLAQGRYEKAEPLYKNSLLIKEQLFGKESSYLTDTLNDLAVLYQKQGKYEKVEPLLRRALSIREKIYGNEHPHVATILHNLANLYRQQGRYEEAEALCLRDLSITKKKFGQNHPEVAHGLHNLARLYKSQGHYKEAEPLYQRAISIMKEKFPNGHPEIDRFQANYDDLKQKMAEQ
- a CDS encoding cytochrome C, with the translated sequence MYDSTRGKIITGLVIFVLLITFPIWYANFIGDVGAIPPASDNELSEAMFQGLTFPNDAKHALTTSEMRSTHMNMLQDIHAVALEQGYSPEKDGKKGTMQCMMCHGTKESFCDSCHVHAAVKTTDCWTCHDK
- a CDS encoding (Fe-S)-binding protein, with product MAVVTKDALSKNVAEEPSMMTGSTPPKGWMETPVQFKPGNYAYPTKVDKLEYLDSQQGVSFPNARVWNPEDEDWKLPANWKEIIINGLSDRLDRFRSLKIFMDCCVRCGACADKCHFFLGTGDPKNMPVMRAELLRSVYRKEFTLAGKLLGKMAGGREMTAGVLKEWFMYAYQCTECRRCSVFCPYGIDTAEITMMLRELLHLVGCGINWAMEPVSNSNRTGNHMGLTPQAFKGNVDFLCEDVESLTGVKVNPTFNRKGAEVLFITPSADVFAEPGLFTCMGYLLLFEAIGLDYTWSTYASEGGNFGLFTSNEMMKKLNGKMYTEAERLGVKWILGGECGHMWRVIHQYMDTMNGPTDFLEVPKSPATGTVFENAASTKMVHISEFTADLIKHGKIKLDKSRNAHVKATFHDSCNPARAMGMLEEPRYILDNVLDNWHEMPAETIREKTFCCGSGTALNTDEIMELRMRSGLPRANAVKHVYDQHAINTLACVCAIDRATLSTLMSYWVPEVEVAGVSELVGNALVIEGENRQELTEGLRTLV